GTTCATGTGCACTGGGTAAACCACTTGTACATCCTGATGTTTTTCCACAACTCTTCTAATTGCACGGAACATATTCTCCATTGGCTCTCCCAGATTTTCACGTCGATGTGCTGTCATTAAAACTAATCGGTCAGACCCAATCTTATCTAAAACGGGATGGTTATAATTCGGTTTAACAGTAGTTTTTAAAGCATCGATCGCCGTATTCCCCGTAATAAAAATAGATTCTTCTTTTTTATTTTCAACTAAAAGATTGCGTTTTGATTGAATGGTCGGCGAAAAATGAAGATCAGCCAAAACTCCGGTCAACTGCCGGTTCATTTCCTCCGGATATGGAGAATACTTGTTATGTGTCCGCAATCCTGCCTCCACATGCCCAATCGGAATCTGGTGATAAAAAGCAGCCAAACTAGCAACAAAAGTCGTTGTCGTATCGCCATGAACTAACACCAGATCCGGTTTAACTTCCTCCAAAACTTGACTAAGCCCATTTAAACTACGGGTTGTCACTCCAATTAATGATTGACGTTCCTTCATAATATTTAAATCATAATCCGGAGTGATTTCAAAGATATGTAAAACTTGGTCCAACATTTCCCGGTGCTGTGCTGTCACTGTAACGATGGATTGAATTTGATCCGGATACTTTTCCAATTCCTTCACCAGCGGTGCCATCTTAATAGCTTCCGGTCTTGTTCCAAAAATCGTCATTATTTTTAACTGTTTATTCATAAGGACCTCCAAGTAATCTTTCTATACCCTCTATTAACAAAAATGTTCAACAATTTTTCAAATGTTGGGTTTAACATTGCTTTTTAAAAAAATCAAGTCTTTCAGTTCATTAACATAATAACAAAATAGACCAAAAGGGGAAAGCTGACAGGTTCATTTAGTATGACTTCTTTTTTATTATAGCTGTGTTAAAGGAGATTGTTGATTTTCTATACCTGTAAGATTGGAGCGGAAGGCGCGAGACTTCTCGAAAAATGATTACGCACTTCCTTTGTGAGTGAGCGAATTCAATGTTGTCATTCCATATCCTGCAGAAGTACGGGACTGGGGAGACCCTGCAGGCGCTTTAGGTACCGAGGGTGCTTCCCTAACTGCTCGTGCCTTGAGCGGAAATCAACAGCGAGGTCTAAAACAGCCTTTAATATAAGAAATAAACCCAATACAAGCCTAAGCCCTAACCATTTGTTCATTTTTTGCATAAATAATAAATAAAGGAGTGGATAAGCATGAACTTTATTCAACGTCTTATTCCGGCTTCCAATACTAAGACACGGCCAGGAATACCGATGGTTCCTAAATACTTGACCATTCATGAAACTGATAATACAGATGCCGGAG
Above is a genomic segment from Neobacillus endophyticus containing:
- the wecB gene encoding non-hydrolyzing UDP-N-acetylglucosamine 2-epimerase; this translates as MNKQLKIMTIFGTRPEAIKMAPLVKELEKYPDQIQSIVTVTAQHREMLDQVLHIFEITPDYDLNIMKERQSLIGVTTRSLNGLSQVLEEVKPDLVLVHGDTTTTFVASLAAFYHQIPIGHVEAGLRTHNKYSPYPEEMNRQLTGVLADLHFSPTIQSKRNLLVENKKEESIFITGNTAIDALKTTVKPNYNHPVLDKIGSDRLVLMTAHRRENLGEPMENMFRAIRRVVEKHQDVQVVYPVHMNPVVREIAGRVLGDNERIHLIEPLDVIDFHNFASRAYLILTDSGGVQEEAPSLGVPVLVLRDTTERPEGIEAGTLKLAGIEEETIFSLADELLSEKAAHDKMAKSSNPYGDGSASKRIVDAILYHFGINKERPQDF